From Primulina tabacum isolate GXHZ01 chromosome 2, ASM2559414v2, whole genome shotgun sequence, one genomic window encodes:
- the LOC142537399 gene encoding pathogenesis-related protein PR-1: MKITMHGFIAIFLFIVTTNCTRAAVAPQSNTQQFLGPQNAARALLRLPPLVWDTKLAKYAAWYANLRRGDCELEHSNGPYGENIFWGSGNGWTPVQAANAWVAERRGYKYRSNSCAFGMECGHYTQIVWRDTRRIGCARVVCFGGRGVFMTCNYDPPGNYIGEKPY, encoded by the coding sequence ATGAAAATAACCATGCATGGTTTCATTGCCATTTTCCTCTTCATCGTCACAACAAATTGCACCAGGGCTGCTGTCGCACCCCAAAGTAATACCCAACAATTTTTGGGTCCCCAAAACGCAGCCCGAGCCCTCCTGCGATTGCCACCGTTGGTGTGGGATACAAAGCTCGCAAAGTACGCAGCATGGTACGCGAACCTTAGGCGCGGGGATTGTGAGTTAGAGCACTCGAATGGGCCGTACggagaaaatatattttggggAAGCGGCAACGGGTGGACTCCGGTTCAGGCCGCAAACGCATGGGTGGCGGAGAGGCGGGGATACAAGTATCGGTCGAATTCTTGTGCATTTGGAATGGAGTGTGGTCACTACACTCAGATTGTTTGGAGGGACACGAGGAGAATTGGGTGTGCTCGAGTGGTTTGTTTTGGTGGACGGGGAGTTTTCATGACATGTAATTATGACCCGCCGGGAAACTACATTGGAGAAAAGCCATATTAA